One genomic window of Novosphingobium aureum includes the following:
- the dnaG gene encoding DNA primase: MLTPQWLDQLRSKTTLSALVGRSVRLQKAGREYKACCPFHDEKSPSFYVNDDKGFYHCFGCGAHGDAIRWMTDHQGLAFMDAVKDLAAEAGMDIPAPDPRAAKAAQKRDTLHDVTGAAQEWFRSRLAAPEGDQARAYLATRGFNARTLERFGFGFAPDDRQALKQALGSRFPEAMLVEAGLRIEVEERDTYDRFRGRLMLPIEDARGRVIAFGGRILSKEKTKAPKYLNSPDTPLFDKGRTLYNLHRAAPAARQSGRMIVVEGYMDVIALAAAGIEECVAPLGTALTEHQIEMLWRQVETPTLCFDGDAAGQRAAMRAVTRALPLLRPAHSLRIVRLPEGLDPDDLLKSKGRKAMEDLLGEAKGLVDVLWETERDAQPLATPEDKAGLKARLMAHVDAIQDPDIASLYRRELSERYSEFAFPRRENRWQPGGPNRQSGGQKWQPRGKWNGRPAPAPSLPESIERLRRALEGGSRDALSAAVLAGLMRRPELVPRHAEALARTPGLDSRFAALIECCHALDTLETGALATILTGNGLEVPGTAEYSGLRFGFLAPDADAQHAAEELAQAIELLVERPVLEAALAEATSRHETEFSDETWAEQQRLLKRKLEFDNRLRQMATRHASSS, from the coding sequence GTGCTAACACCGCAATGGCTCGACCAGCTTCGTTCCAAGACCACGCTTTCGGCGCTGGTCGGCCGTTCGGTGCGCCTGCAGAAGGCAGGACGCGAGTACAAGGCCTGCTGCCCCTTCCACGACGAGAAGTCGCCCAGCTTCTACGTAAACGACGATAAGGGCTTCTATCACTGCTTCGGCTGCGGGGCGCATGGCGATGCGATTCGCTGGATGACCGATCACCAGGGTCTCGCCTTCATGGACGCGGTCAAGGATCTCGCCGCCGAAGCGGGCATGGACATTCCTGCGCCCGATCCGCGCGCGGCAAAGGCTGCACAGAAGCGCGACACGCTGCACGACGTAACCGGCGCCGCGCAGGAGTGGTTCCGTTCGCGCCTCGCCGCGCCCGAGGGCGACCAGGCCCGCGCCTACCTCGCCACACGCGGCTTTAACGCCCGCACGCTCGAACGCTTCGGCTTCGGGTTCGCGCCCGATGACCGACAGGCGCTCAAGCAGGCCCTCGGCAGCCGCTTCCCCGAAGCCATGCTGGTCGAGGCGGGCCTGCGCATCGAGGTCGAGGAGCGCGATACCTACGACCGTTTTCGTGGCCGCCTGATGCTGCCCATCGAGGACGCGCGCGGCCGGGTCATCGCCTTTGGCGGACGCATCCTCTCGAAAGAGAAGACCAAGGCCCCCAAGTACCTCAATTCGCCCGACACCCCGCTCTTCGACAAGGGACGCACACTCTACAACCTGCACCGTGCCGCCCCCGCCGCGCGCCAGTCGGGCCGGATGATCGTGGTCGAGGGCTACATGGACGTGATCGCGCTGGCAGCCGCGGGCATCGAGGAGTGCGTTGCCCCGCTCGGCACCGCGCTTACCGAACACCAGATCGAGATGCTCTGGCGGCAGGTGGAGACCCCGACCCTGTGTTTCGACGGCGATGCCGCCGGCCAGCGTGCGGCCATGCGCGCGGTGACCCGCGCCCTGCCCCTCCTGCGCCCCGCCCATTCGCTGCGCATCGTTCGCCTGCCCGAAGGCCTCGACCCCGACGACCTGCTCAAGAGCAAGGGCCGCAAGGCCATGGAGGACCTGCTGGGCGAGGCCAAGGGTCTGGTCGATGTCCTGTGGGAGACCGAGCGCGATGCCCAGCCTCTCGCGACGCCCGAGGACAAGGCTGGCCTGAAGGCCCGCCTGATGGCGCATGTCGATGCCATCCAGGACCCGGACATCGCCAGCCTCTATCGCCGCGAACTTTCCGAGCGCTATTCCGAGTTCGCCTTTCCCCGCCGCGAGAACCGCTGGCAGCCCGGCGGACCGAACCGCCAGAGCGGCGGACAGAAATGGCAACCGCGCGGCAAGTGGAACGGGCGCCCCGCCCCTGCGCCCTCGCTGCCCGAATCGATCGAGCGCCTGCGCCGTGCACTCGAGGGTGGCTCGCGCGACGCGCTCTCGGCCGCGGTACTTGCCGGGCTGATGCGACGTCCCGAACTGGTGCCCCGCCATGCCGAGGCCCTCGCACGCACCCCCGGTCTCGATTCGCGCTTCGCTGCACTGATCGAGTGTTGCCATGCGCTCGACACGCTTGAAACCGGCGCGCTTGCCACCATATTGACCGGCAATGGTCTGGAAGTTCCCGGTACCGCTGAATATTCGGGGCTGCGATTCGGCTTTCTCGCGCCCGATGCGGATGCACAGCATGCGGCAGAGGAACTGGCCCAGGCGATCGAACTCTTGGTCGAGCGACCAGTGCTGGAAGCGGCTCTCGCGGAGGCGACATCACGTCATGAAACCGAGTTTTCTGACGAAACATGGGCGGAACAGCAGCGCTTGCTCAAGAGAAAGCTGGAATTTGACAATCGCCTCAGGCAAATGGCGACAAGACATGCGTCTTCGTCCTGA
- a CDS encoding GatB/YqeY domain-containing protein, with product MLRDSIKSAQVTAMKSGDKPRLAAVRLILAKIKDRDIELRTADTKPDDDAMVIEVLQKMVKQRRESIQLFEEGGRPERAADEKAELVVIEEFLPAQMSEEETKAKIEAIKAEVGASGMKDMGKVMGLLKERHASELDMGKASGWVKAALT from the coding sequence ATGCTTCGCGATTCGATCAAGTCCGCACAGGTCACGGCGATGAAATCAGGCGACAAACCGCGCCTCGCCGCGGTCCGCCTCATCCTTGCCAAGATCAAGGATCGCGACATCGAACTGCGCACCGCCGATACCAAGCCCGACGATGACGCAATGGTGATCGAGGTGCTCCAGAAGATGGTCAAGCAGCGCCGCGAATCGATCCAGCTGTTCGAAGAAGGCGGTCGCCCGGAGCGCGCCGCGGATGAAAAGGCCGAACTCGTCGTCATCGAGGAGTTCCTCCCAGCGCAGATGAGCGAGGAAGAAACCAAGGCCAAGATCGAGGCGATCAAGGCCGAGGTCGGCGCGAGCGGCATGAAGGACATGGGCAAGGTCATGGGCCTACTCAAGGAGCGACACGCGAGCGAGCTCGACATGGGCAAGGCAAGCGGCTGGGTGAAGGCTGCCCTCACCTGA
- the carA gene encoding glutamine-hydrolyzing carbamoyl-phosphate synthase small subunit produces MADAATSPAPKPEGATGVLVLSNGHVVWGRGFGAVGDAVGEVCFNTSMTGYQEVMTDPSYAGQIVTFTFPHIGNVGVNDEDLESKVDGALGCIVREDVTLAANFRSSGEFGDWLAAKGKIGLAGVDTRALTRHIRMSGAPNAVIAHDPEGNFDIAALTKKAQEWPGLEGMDLAKLVSRQIEESWDGSTWTLGTGYGAGEGEARPHVVAIDYGAKDNIFRNLVKAGARVTVVPAETSLEAILALEPAGVFLSNGPGDPAATGAYAVPVIKGLLERDVPVFGICLGHQMLALAAGAKTAKMFQGHRGANHPVRRNEDGVVEITSMNHGFAVDNKTLPDNVVETHVSLFDGTNCGIAITGKKAFGVQYHPEASPGPQDSFYLFEKFVGMLG; encoded by the coding sequence ATGGCCGACGCCGCAACTTCGCCTGCGCCCAAACCTGAAGGGGCGACGGGTGTCCTCGTCCTGAGCAATGGCCACGTGGTCTGGGGGCGCGGTTTCGGTGCAGTCGGCGATGCCGTCGGCGAGGTCTGCTTCAACACCTCGATGACCGGCTACCAGGAAGTGATGACCGATCCTTCCTACGCGGGCCAGATCGTCACCTTCACCTTCCCCCACATCGGCAACGTCGGCGTGAACGACGAGGACCTTGAATCAAAGGTCGACGGCGCGCTCGGCTGCATTGTCCGCGAGGACGTCACGCTCGCCGCGAACTTCCGCTCGAGCGGTGAGTTCGGCGACTGGCTTGCGGCCAAGGGCAAGATCGGTCTTGCCGGCGTCGATACCCGTGCGCTGACCCGCCACATCCGCATGAGCGGCGCGCCCAACGCGGTCATCGCGCATGATCCCGAAGGAAACTTCGACATCGCCGCGCTCACCAAGAAGGCGCAGGAGTGGCCGGGCCTCGAGGGCATGGACCTTGCCAAGCTGGTCAGCCGTCAGATCGAGGAGAGCTGGGATGGCTCGACCTGGACGCTGGGCACCGGCTACGGCGCAGGCGAGGGCGAGGCGCGTCCGCACGTCGTCGCGATCGACTACGGCGCCAAGGACAATATCTTCCGCAACCTGGTGAAGGCCGGCGCGCGCGTCACCGTGGTTCCCGCAGAGACCTCGCTCGAGGCCATCCTCGCGCTCGAACCTGCCGGCGTATTCCTTTCCAACGGTCCCGGCGACCCGGCTGCGACCGGCGCCTACGCCGTGCCGGTGATCAAGGGCCTGCTCGAGCGCGACGTTCCGGTCTTCGGCATTTGCCTTGGCCACCAGATGCTGGCTCTCGCGGCGGGTGCCAAGACCGCCAAGATGTTCCAGGGCCACCGCGGCGCCAACCACCCGGTCAGGCGCAACGAGGACGGCGTCGTCGAGATCACCTCGATGAACCACGGCTTCGCGGTCGACAACAAGACCCTGCCGGACAACGTCGTCGAGACCCACGTCTCGCTGTTCGACGGCACCAACTGCGGCATCGCGATTACCGGCAAGAAGGCCTTCGGCGTGCAGTACCACCCCGAGGCGTCGCCCGGACCGCAGGACAGTTTCTACCTCTTCGAGAAGTTCGTCGGGATGCTTGGCTGA
- the carB gene encoding carbamoyl-phosphate synthase large subunit, protein MPKRTDISTILVIGAGPIIIGQACEFDYSGTQAIKALKEEGYRVVLVNSNPATIMTDPDMADATYVEPITPEVVAKIIEKERPDAVLPTMGGQTALNCALALFNDGTLEKFGVKMIGADADAIDKAEDRQRFREAMDKIGLESARSGVAHTLDEAFAVLETTGLPSIIRPSFTLGGTGGGIAYNKAEFEAIVKSGLDASPTTEVLIEESLLGWKEYEMEVVRDRKDNCIIICSIENVDPMGVHTGDSITVAPALTLTDKEYQIMRTASLEVLREIGVETGGSNVQFAVNPKDGRLIVIEMNPRVSRSSALASKATGFPIARVAAKLAVGYTLDEITNEITGATPASFEPTIDYVVTKIPRFAFEKFKGSKPELSTAMKSVGEVMAIGRNIKESMQKALRGLETGLDGFNRVAELEGASRDTITAALSKATPTRLLNIAQAMREGFSVEEIHAITFYERWFLRQIEEIIEAEKGILAHGLPNDADGLRRLKAMGFSDHRLSTLAVRSVHVAGGLAETQARRSGLLHDALRAMAGATSEEEVRALRHKLGVRPVFKRIDSCAAEFEAVTPYMYSTYETPIFGAAEDEAMPSERRKVVILGGGPNRIGQGIEFDYCCVHACFALEEAGFETIMVNCNPETVSTDYDTSDRLYFEPLTAEDVIEILKVEQSKGELVGVIVQFGGQTPLKLAKALEDEGIPILGTSPDAIDLAEDRERFAALVDKLGLKQPANGMARSRDEAVAVANRIGYPVLTRPSYVLGGRAMEIVDSEQQLDDYIATAVQVSGDSPVLIDQYLRDAIECDVDALCDGDEVVIAGVMQHIEEAGVHSGDSACTIPPYSLPAEIIAEMERQAHALAMGLGVRGLMNVQFAVKDGEVYLIEVNPRASRTVPFVAKAIGQPVAKIAARVMAGEKLSSFPPIKRELDYMAVKEAVFPFARFPGTDPVLSPEMKSTGEVMGIDRDYPRAFAKAQLGAGMRLPTEGTVFVSVKDSDKPLILPVVRQLLDEGFKVIATSGTQEYLAEAGVGVDLVNKVAEGRPHIVDKIEDGEVSMIINTTEGWQSLKDSQSIRASAVTAKVSIFTTAAASVAAAEAIATIRGSQLEVRSLQDYYN, encoded by the coding sequence ATGCCCAAGCGTACAGACATCTCCACGATCCTCGTTATCGGTGCCGGCCCGATCATCATCGGCCAGGCCTGCGAGTTCGACTATTCCGGCACCCAGGCGATCAAGGCGCTCAAGGAAGAGGGTTACCGGGTCGTCCTGGTGAACTCGAACCCGGCGACGATCATGACCGACCCGGACATGGCCGATGCGACTTACGTCGAGCCGATCACCCCCGAGGTCGTCGCCAAGATCATCGAGAAGGAGCGCCCCGATGCGGTGCTCCCCACCATGGGCGGCCAGACCGCGCTTAACTGCGCGCTGGCGCTGTTCAACGACGGCACGCTCGAGAAGTTCGGCGTCAAGATGATCGGCGCGGATGCCGACGCCATCGACAAGGCCGAGGACCGCCAGCGTTTCCGCGAGGCGATGGACAAGATCGGCCTCGAGAGCGCGCGCTCGGGCGTTGCCCATACGCTCGACGAGGCCTTTGCCGTGCTCGAGACCACCGGGCTGCCCTCGATCATCCGTCCCAGCTTCACGCTCGGCGGCACCGGCGGCGGCATCGCCTACAACAAGGCCGAGTTCGAGGCGATCGTGAAATCGGGACTCGATGCCTCGCCCACCACCGAGGTCCTCATCGAGGAATCGCTGCTGGGCTGGAAAGAGTACGAGATGGAGGTTGTCCGCGACCGCAAGGACAACTGCATCATCATCTGCTCGATCGAGAACGTCGACCCGATGGGCGTCCATACCGGCGACTCGATCACCGTCGCACCGGCGCTCACGCTCACCGACAAGGAATACCAGATCATGCGTACCGCCTCGCTCGAGGTGCTGCGCGAGATCGGCGTCGAGACCGGCGGTTCGAACGTCCAGTTCGCGGTGAACCCGAAGGACGGTCGTCTCATCGTCATCGAGATGAACCCGCGCGTGTCGCGCTCCTCGGCGCTGGCGTCCAAGGCCACCGGCTTCCCGATCGCGCGCGTCGCGGCCAAGCTGGCCGTTGGCTACACGCTCGACGAGATCACCAACGAGATCACCGGCGCGACGCCCGCAAGCTTCGAGCCGACCATCGACTATGTCGTGACCAAGATCCCGCGCTTCGCCTTCGAGAAGTTCAAGGGCTCCAAGCCCGAACTCTCCACCGCGATGAAGTCGGTCGGTGAGGTCATGGCGATCGGGCGCAACATCAAGGAATCGATGCAGAAGGCGCTGCGTGGCCTCGAGACCGGTCTCGACGGCTTCAACCGCGTCGCCGAGCTCGAAGGCGCCAGCCGCGACACGATCACCGCCGCCTTGTCGAAGGCGACGCCGACGCGTCTGCTCAACATTGCCCAGGCAATGCGCGAAGGCTTCAGCGTTGAGGAGATCCATGCGATCACCTTCTACGAGCGCTGGTTCCTGCGCCAGATCGAGGAGATCATCGAGGCCGAGAAGGGCATTCTCGCGCATGGCCTGCCCAATGATGCGGACGGTCTGCGCCGCCTCAAGGCCATGGGCTTTTCCGACCACCGTCTCTCGACCCTCGCAGTGCGTTCGGTTCATGTCGCAGGCGGTCTCGCCGAGACCCAGGCGCGCCGTTCGGGCCTGCTGCACGACGCGCTGCGCGCGATGGCCGGTGCGACCAGCGAGGAGGAAGTGCGCGCACTTCGCCACAAGCTCGGCGTACGTCCGGTGTTCAAGCGCATCGACAGCTGCGCGGCCGAGTTCGAGGCGGTGACGCCTTACATGTACTCGACCTATGAGACCCCGATCTTCGGCGCAGCCGAGGACGAGGCCATGCCGTCCGAGCGTCGCAAGGTCGTGATCCTGGGCGGTGGTCCCAACCGCATCGGCCAGGGCATCGAGTTCGACTACTGCTGCGTCCACGCCTGCTTCGCGCTCGAGGAAGCCGGCTTCGAGACGATCATGGTCAACTGCAACCCCGAAACCGTGTCGACCGACTACGACACCTCGGATCGCCTCTACTTCGAGCCGCTGACGGCCGAGGACGTGATCGAGATCCTCAAGGTCGAGCAGAGCAAGGGCGAACTCGTCGGCGTGATCGTCCAGTTCGGCGGCCAGACCCCGCTCAAGCTCGCCAAGGCGCTGGAAGACGAGGGTATTCCCATCCTCGGTACCTCGCCCGACGCGATCGACCTTGCCGAGGACCGCGAGCGCTTTGCCGCTCTCGTCGACAAGCTCGGGCTCAAGCAGCCCGCCAATGGCATGGCGCGCAGCCGTGACGAGGCGGTCGCCGTCGCCAACCGCATCGGCTATCCAGTGCTGACGCGTCCCAGCTACGTCCTCGGTGGACGGGCCATGGAGATCGTCGACAGCGAACAGCAGCTCGACGACTACATCGCCACTGCCGTCCAGGTCTCGGGCGACAGCCCGGTCCTGATCGATCAGTACCTGCGCGACGCGATTGAGTGCGACGTCGATGCCCTGTGCGATGGCGATGAAGTCGTGATCGCGGGCGTGATGCAGCACATCGAGGAGGCCGGGGTGCACTCGGGCGACAGCGCCTGCACCATTCCGCCCTACAGCCTGCCTGCGGAGATCATCGCCGAGATGGAGCGCCAGGCCCATGCGCTGGCCATGGGTCTTGGTGTGCGCGGCCTGATGAACGTGCAGTTCGCGGTGAAGGACGGTGAGGTCTACCTCATCGAGGTCAACCCGCGCGCCTCGCGTACCGTGCCGTTCGTCGCCAAGGCCATCGGTCAGCCGGTCGCCAAGATCGCGGCCCGCGTCATGGCCGGCGAGAAGCTCTCCAGCTTCCCGCCGATCAAGCGCGAGCTCGACTACATGGCGGTCAAGGAAGCGGTGTTCCCGTTTGCCCGCTTCCCCGGTACCGATCCCGTGCTGAGCCCCGAGATGAAGTCGACCGGCGAGGTCATGGGCATCGACCGCGACTATCCGCGTGCCTTTGCCAAGGCGCAGCTGGGTGCAGGCATGCGCCTGCCGACCGAAGGCACGGTGTTCGTCTCGGTCAAGGACAGCGACAAGCCGCTGATCCTGCCCGTGGTGCGCCAGCTGCTCGACGAGGGCTTCAAGGTCATCGCGACCTCGGGCACGCAGGAATACCTGGCCGAGGCCGGGGTCGGCGTCGACCTGGTCAACAAAGTGGCCGAAGGCCGTCCGCACATCGTCGACAAGATCGAGGATGGCGAGGTGTCGATGATCATCAACACCACCGAGGGGTGGCAGAGCCTTAAGGACTCGCAGTCGATCCGTGCTTCGGCCGTGACCGCCAAGGTTTCGATCTTCACGACGGCAGCGGCCAGCGTCGCTGCAGCCGAGGCGATTGCGACGATTCGCGGGAGCCAACTTGAAGTGCGCTCGTTGCAGGATTATTATAACTGA
- the greA gene encoding transcription elongation factor GreA gives MASVEKLPMLAEGYERLTADLKALREERPRVVDAIEEARAHGDLSENAEYHAAKERQGQIEATIGDLEDKISRAQIIDPTTLSGDKIIFGATVTLLDDDDKPVRYQIVGPYEADAKVGRISYNSPLGKALIGKKIEEEVEVTVPSGDKFYLVQKIEFI, from the coding sequence ATGGCCAGTGTTGAAAAGCTGCCGATGCTGGCGGAAGGCTACGAGAGGCTGACCGCCGATCTCAAGGCGCTGCGTGAAGAGCGGCCGCGCGTTGTCGATGCGATCGAGGAAGCGCGCGCCCACGGCGACCTTTCCGAAAATGCAGAATATCATGCGGCGAAGGAACGTCAGGGCCAGATCGAGGCCACTATTGGTGATCTCGAAGACAAGATCAGCCGCGCGCAGATCATCGACCCGACCACGCTGTCGGGCGACAAGATCATCTTCGGCGCGACCGTGACCCTGCTCGACGATGACGACAAGCCGGTGCGCTACCAGATTGTCGGGCCTTACGAGGCTGACGCGAAGGTGGGCCGGATCAGCTACAACTCGCCGCTGGGCAAGGCGCTGATCGGCAAGAAGATCGAGGAAGAGGTCGAAGTCACCGTTCCCTCGGGTGACAAGTTCTATCTTGTCCAGAAGATCGAATTCATCTGA
- a CDS encoding DUF4170 domain-containing protein: MQQKLHLVMGGRVKDPRSHEFVDLNDLDMVGVFPDFASAQDAWKSAAQRTVDDAEMKYVIVHLHRLFEPELPEG; this comes from the coding sequence ATGCAGCAGAAACTTCATCTCGTGATGGGCGGCCGGGTCAAGGATCCGCGCAGCCATGAATTCGTCGATCTCAACGATCTCGACATGGTCGGCGTGTTTCCCGACTTCGCCTCGGCGCAGGATGCCTGGAAGTCGGCCGCGCAGCGCACCGTCGACGATGCCGAAATGAAGTACGTCATCGTGCACCTGCATCGGCTGTTCGAGCCCGAACTGCCCGAGGGCTGA
- a CDS encoding phage holin family protein has product MAEEASALAKAELAFQKSRAAYAGSQAKKILALCVVAAVFAFFAVTAFIVGLVISLAGLIGPWASMAVVTVGLLLLAFVCLLNAKSRLNATKAVVSDGGENGR; this is encoded by the coding sequence TTGGCCGAAGAAGCCAGCGCGCTGGCCAAGGCCGAACTGGCATTTCAGAAATCGCGTGCGGCTTATGCGGGAAGCCAGGCCAAGAAAATCCTGGCGCTGTGCGTCGTAGCGGCGGTTTTCGCCTTCTTTGCGGTCACCGCATTCATCGTGGGACTGGTGATTTCGCTGGCCGGACTGATCGGACCATGGGCTTCGATGGCTGTCGTCACCGTAGGCCTGCTGCTTTTGGCCTTCGTATGCCTACTCAATGCGAAGTCGCGGCTGAACGCCACCAAGGCCGTGGTCAGCGATGGCGGGGAGAACGGTCGATGA
- the eno gene encoding phosphopyruvate hydratase, whose translation MTAIIDIHGREILDSRGNPTVEVDVLLEDGSFGRAAVPSGASTGAHEAVELRDGDKGRYLGKGVLKAVDAVNNDIAEALVGLDAEEQREIDLTMIELDGTDNKSRLGANAILGASLAVSKAAAAARGLPLYSYVGGVSAHVLPVPMMNIINGGEHADNPIDFQEFMVMPVGADSIAEAVRWGAEIFHTLKKGLSEKGLATAVGDEGGFAPNLASTRDALDFIMASIEKAGFKPGSDVMLALDCASTEFFRDGKYEISGEGLSLDPVTFADYLADLCDAYPIISIEDGMGEDDFEGWKALTDKIGHKVQLVGDDLFVTNPKRLTMGIEQGLANSLLVKVNQIGSLTETLEAVSIANRAGYTAVMSHRSGETEDSTIADLAVATNCGQIKTGSLARSDRLAKYNQLIRIEEELGKAARYAGAAAFGRLSK comes from the coding sequence ATGACAGCGATCATCGACATTCACGGCCGCGAAATTCTCGACAGCCGCGGCAACCCGACTGTCGAAGTCGACGTCCTTCTCGAAGACGGCAGCTTCGGTCGTGCCGCAGTCCCCTCGGGCGCGTCCACGGGTGCTCACGAGGCAGTCGAGCTGCGCGATGGCGACAAGGGGCGTTATCTGGGCAAGGGCGTGCTCAAGGCCGTCGATGCAGTCAACAACGACATCGCCGAAGCGCTGGTTGGCCTCGATGCCGAGGAACAGCGCGAGATCGACCTCACCATGATCGAGCTCGACGGTACCGACAACAAGAGCCGTCTTGGCGCCAACGCGATCCTGGGCGCCAGCCTTGCGGTCTCCAAGGCCGCTGCCGCTGCCCGCGGCCTGCCGCTGTACAGCTATGTCGGCGGCGTCTCCGCGCATGTCCTGCCGGTGCCGATGATGAACATCATCAACGGCGGCGAGCATGCCGACAACCCGATCGACTTCCAGGAATTCATGGTCATGCCGGTCGGCGCCGACTCGATCGCCGAGGCCGTGCGCTGGGGCGCGGAAATCTTCCATACGCTCAAGAAGGGCCTGAGCGAGAAGGGTCTCGCGACCGCAGTGGGCGACGAGGGCGGTTTCGCCCCCAACCTTGCCAGCACCCGCGACGCGCTCGACTTCATCATGGCCTCGATCGAGAAGGCCGGGTTCAAGCCGGGCAGCGACGTCATGCTCGCGCTCGACTGCGCCTCGACCGAGTTCTTCCGCGACGGCAAGTACGAGATCTCGGGTGAGGGCCTCTCGCTCGATCCGGTGACCTTTGCCGACTACCTCGCCGATCTGTGCGATGCCTATCCGATCATCTCGATCGAGGACGGCATGGGCGAGGACGATTTCGAGGGCTGGAAGGCGCTCACCGACAAGATCGGGCACAAGGTCCAGCTGGTCGGCGACGACCTGTTCGTGACCAATCCCAAGCGCCTGACCATGGGCATCGAGCAGGGCCTTGCCAACTCGCTGCTGGTCAAGGTCAACCAGATCGGCTCGCTCACCGAGACGCTCGAGGCAGTCTCGATCGCCAACCGCGCGGGCTACACCGCGGTGATGTCGCACCGTTCGGGCGAGACCGAGGATTCGACCATTGCCGATCTCGCGGTCGCGACCAACTGCGGTCAGATCAAGACCGGATCGCTCGCGCGTTCGGACCGGCTCGCCAAGTACAACCAGCTCATCCGCATTGAGGAAGAGCTGGGCAAGGCGGCACGCTACGCCGGTGCGGCAGCCTTCGGGCGCCTCTCCAAGTAA
- a CDS encoding MarR family transcriptional regulator yields the protein MEHANQLMRNKAKAVRLIGIANELLAMARELEMGQAVGSDFAALEAVGQAASLTKPSKTVAGQDHPIWVELARQSYEDRRRRTKIFQSDDLFGEPAWDILLDLFIAAKERRRVSVTSACIGSAVPSTTALRWIAILERQGLLLREADPGDARRVYVKLSARGYQAMLEYFASSSRSVVLLDAPLSEAANGR from the coding sequence ATGGAACACGCGAACCAACTGATGCGCAACAAGGCGAAGGCCGTTCGCCTGATCGGCATCGCCAACGAGCTTCTCGCCATGGCGCGCGAACTCGAAATGGGACAAGCCGTGGGCAGCGATTTCGCTGCGCTCGAGGCGGTGGGGCAGGCAGCCTCGCTCACCAAGCCTAGCAAGACCGTCGCAGGTCAGGACCACCCGATCTGGGTCGAGCTTGCCCGGCAGAGCTACGAAGATCGGCGGCGGCGCACCAAGATATTCCAGTCCGACGATCTCTTCGGCGAACCGGCCTGGGACATACTGCTCGACCTCTTCATCGCCGCCAAGGAACGCCGCCGGGTCTCGGTCACCAGCGCGTGCATCGGTTCGGCCGTTCCCTCGACCACGGCCCTGCGCTGGATAGCGATCCTGGAACGCCAGGGACTGCTGCTGCGCGAAGCCGACCCCGGCGATGCCCGCCGCGTCTACGTCAAGCTGAGCGCACGCGGATACCAGGCCATGCTCGAATATTTCGCCTCCTCGTCCCGGTCCGTCGTTCTTCTGGATGCCCCTTTGTCGGAAGCTGCGAACGGCCGTTAG
- the ribH gene encoding 6,7-dimethyl-8-ribityllumazine synthase, protein MARFLIVEARFYDHLNDMLIAGAKAALEAAGHEAEVITVPGALEIPAAIALADASDQYDGFVAIGVVIRGETYHFEIVAGESARGILAMTMDGLAIGNGILTVENEQQALVRADAAQKDKGGEAAKAAIALYDLKTRFA, encoded by the coding sequence ATGGCACGTTTTCTTATCGTCGAAGCCCGCTTCTACGACCATCTCAACGACATGCTGATCGCCGGCGCCAAGGCCGCACTCGAGGCTGCCGGACATGAGGCCGAGGTCATCACCGTGCCCGGCGCACTGGAAATCCCGGCTGCCATCGCACTTGCCGATGCCAGCGACCAGTACGACGGCTTCGTCGCCATCGGTGTCGTGATCCGTGGCGAGACCTACCACTTCGAGATCGTCGCTGGCGAATCCGCCCGCGGCATTCTCGCCATGACCATGGACGGCCTTGCCATCGGCAACGGCATCCTCACCGTCGAGAACGAGCAACAGGCGCTGGTGCGCGCCGACGCTGCGCAGAAGGACAAGGGCGGCGAGGCAGCCAAGGCTGCAATCGCTCTCTACGACCTCAAGACCCGTTTCGCCTGA